A region of Streptomyces paludis DNA encodes the following proteins:
- a CDS encoding small secreted protein, translated as MNKKLVAALSGGAVLLMALSGCSGGDDSDSKVNDWAKKVCDQVQPQLSKIAGANTSIQQATSDSSKPAEVQRTDSAAFQSISEAYRSLGAAVDSAGAPPGKEGETTQQEAVKELNATSTAYAGLKTKVDALDIKDQAKFADGLKDVADELDKLSNSGDKALRQLQSGDVGKAMAKQPGCQKPSATGGSAAPTAAGSES; from the coding sequence GTGAACAAGAAGCTTGTGGCCGCACTGTCCGGCGGTGCGGTACTGCTCATGGCGCTGTCAGGTTGCAGTGGCGGCGACGACAGCGACAGCAAGGTGAACGACTGGGCCAAGAAGGTCTGTGATCAGGTACAGCCACAGCTGTCGAAGATCGCGGGCGCCAATACGTCCATCCAGCAGGCGACCTCGGACAGCAGCAAGCCCGCAGAGGTCCAGCGGACCGACTCCGCCGCCTTCCAGTCCATCTCCGAGGCGTACAGGTCGCTGGGCGCCGCTGTCGACAGCGCCGGCGCCCCGCCCGGCAAGGAGGGCGAGACGACGCAGCAGGAGGCGGTCAAGGAGCTGAACGCCACCTCGACGGCGTACGCGGGCCTCAAGACGAAGGTCGACGCGCTCGACATCAAGGACCAGGCGAAGTTCGCCGACGGCCTCAAGGACGTCGCGGACGAGCTGGACAAGCTCAGCAACAGCGGTGACAAGGCGCTGAGGCAGCTCCAGTCCGGTGATGTGGGCAAGGCCATGGCGAAGCAGCCCGGCTGCCAGAAGCCCTCGGCCACGGGCGGGTCCGCCGCCCCGACCGCCGCGGGCAGCGAATCCTGA
- the tmk gene encoding dTMP kinase, with amino-acid sequence MTRAEQPTVVSAPSGPDALAADSRERALRSLLRLPPLRRLWGAQFAGGVGDVLAVLVLLLLSLQAAVTEGSFGDGYRGAAFAVAAVFGVRVLATLLFGAVLLGPVSALVAPSTGTRPAKPVRLVKPATSADAHGASGASDAPGAPGGATVVLKRTKPERDGGPLDRRWTMIVADVLRLGLLMVAPLWLDWTPGRALPFLLGTVFVLGVAERFWTVAKESAAPALLPAPPLEGAAVRPLPDHLDALRRLTLRTTFLSVPVAAVVLLVATLIGNLLGTGIDWFSLHQAALGSYVAAGLFAASVSTLYFLQLPDGRTPRPRSPIEGLRSPGAGASGDGASGEGREKGRTGAVPLLVLASGAIAGAIAAAVSVSVLQAGDLGGGPVAFALLVLALTGGTALGIRDAAKVLPALSRRRLLALSIAVTGVVLLVMGLVPDTATVLFLALFAGFSAGVVANTGHALLDGEIEEYRKQRVTDHLHAVVRVSVALGVVLAPLVAAAIGPHRLASGTFVFAHDGAAFTLMLVGALLLPLAAVVLAKTDDRSGVPLRSDLRDALRGGADPAQAQAATGFFLVLEGGDGAGKSTQVEALAEWIRAKGHEVVVTREPGATPVGKRLRSILLDVSSAGLSNRAEALLYAADRAEHVDSVVRPALERGAIVISDRYIDSSVAYQGAGRDLSPIEIARISRWATDGLVPHLTVLLDVAPETARERFTEAPDRLESEPAEFHQRVRTGFLTLAAADPTRYLVVDAGQEPQEVTTVVRHRLDQLLPLSEAEIKAREEARRAAIEEARRKAEEEAARKAEEERLERERQAQLAKLRAEEEERKRRELEEAQRREAERQAEEARRRAEEERRKAEEERERREAEERLYEAEQERLRKQAKEEARLRAEAEERRLEKQRKAEEALVRAEEARRRAAEAEAAAAAAAAAASAAAASAASAPSVGLAKPPVASPNEITVPTPVVRKPEKKTVAPDDVTQEVPAVRPENLRPKGAGAGAGAGVGSDAAETTVLPPVRDEPRDKPQDARAADETAVLPAVTDDETAVLPAVRDSGPAGAGPAGSGPADRVPRGFFRDDAPAPSAPPERAVERTAKLPRIDPRAARPARPPERGAERPRRRSDWAEETPLDDLPTLADELFGSRDVIEGGDDDGGEGGGSGRRR; translated from the coding sequence ATGACGCGAGCCGAGCAGCCAACGGTCGTGAGCGCCCCCTCCGGCCCCGACGCACTTGCCGCGGACTCACGAGAACGCGCCCTACGCTCCTTGTTGCGCCTCCCCCCGCTGCGGCGGTTGTGGGGCGCCCAGTTCGCCGGCGGAGTCGGCGACGTACTGGCCGTACTCGTGCTTCTGCTGCTGTCGTTGCAAGCGGCGGTCACCGAGGGCTCCTTCGGCGACGGATACCGGGGCGCGGCGTTCGCCGTCGCCGCCGTGTTCGGCGTCCGGGTCCTCGCGACGCTGCTGTTCGGGGCGGTGCTGCTCGGCCCGGTGTCGGCGCTGGTCGCGCCGAGCACGGGGACCCGGCCGGCCAAGCCCGTACGGCTGGTCAAGCCCGCGACGTCGGCCGACGCGCACGGTGCGTCCGGTGCGTCGGACGCGCCCGGTGCGCCGGGCGGGGCCACGGTGGTGCTCAAGCGCACGAAGCCGGAGCGCGACGGCGGCCCGCTGGACCGCCGCTGGACGATGATCGTCGCGGATGTGCTCCGGCTCGGCCTGCTCATGGTCGCGCCGCTGTGGCTCGACTGGACTCCGGGCCGCGCCCTGCCGTTCCTTCTCGGCACGGTGTTCGTCCTCGGTGTCGCCGAGCGCTTCTGGACGGTGGCCAAGGAGAGCGCCGCGCCCGCGCTGCTGCCCGCGCCGCCACTGGAGGGCGCGGCCGTACGCCCGCTGCCGGACCATCTCGACGCGCTGCGCCGGCTCACCCTCCGTACGACGTTCCTGTCCGTGCCCGTGGCGGCGGTGGTCCTGCTCGTCGCCACGCTGATCGGCAATCTGCTGGGCACGGGGATCGACTGGTTCTCGCTGCACCAGGCGGCGCTGGGCTCGTATGTCGCGGCCGGGCTGTTCGCGGCGTCCGTCTCGACGCTGTACTTCCTTCAGCTGCCCGACGGGCGTACGCCCAGGCCGCGGTCGCCGATCGAGGGGCTGCGGAGCCCGGGTGCGGGCGCTTCCGGTGACGGCGCTTCCGGTGAAGGCCGGGAGAAGGGCCGTACTGGCGCGGTGCCGCTGCTGGTGCTGGCGTCCGGGGCCATCGCGGGCGCGATCGCGGCGGCCGTGTCGGTCTCCGTCCTTCAGGCGGGGGACCTCGGCGGCGGTCCCGTCGCCTTCGCCCTGCTGGTCCTCGCCCTGACGGGCGGCACGGCGCTGGGTATCCGCGACGCGGCCAAGGTGCTGCCCGCGCTCTCCCGGCGGCGGCTGCTGGCCCTGTCGATCGCGGTCACGGGTGTGGTGCTGCTGGTCATGGGGCTCGTGCCCGACACGGCGACGGTGCTGTTCCTCGCGCTGTTCGCCGGCTTCTCGGCGGGTGTCGTGGCGAATACTGGACACGCTCTTCTCGACGGGGAGATCGAGGAGTACCGTAAACAGCGAGTAACCGACCATCTGCATGCGGTAGTCAGGGTCTCGGTCGCGCTCGGCGTGGTGCTCGCCCCCCTCGTCGCCGCCGCCATCGGCCCGCACCGGCTCGCGAGCGGCACCTTCGTCTTCGCCCACGACGGAGCGGCGTTCACGCTGATGCTGGTGGGCGCGCTGCTGCTGCCCCTGGCGGCGGTGGTCCTCGCCAAGACGGACGACCGTTCCGGAGTGCCGCTCCGGAGCGATCTGCGCGACGCGCTGCGGGGCGGCGCCGATCCGGCCCAGGCCCAGGCCGCGACCGGCTTCTTCCTCGTCCTGGAAGGCGGCGACGGCGCGGGCAAGTCCACTCAGGTGGAGGCGCTCGCGGAGTGGATCCGTGCCAAGGGCCACGAAGTGGTGGTCACCCGCGAGCCGGGCGCCACCCCGGTCGGCAAGCGCCTGCGCTCGATCCTGCTCGACGTGTCGAGCGCCGGTCTGTCGAACCGCGCCGAGGCGCTGCTGTACGCGGCCGACCGCGCCGAGCACGTCGACTCGGTCGTGCGGCCGGCCCTGGAGCGCGGTGCGATCGTCATCTCGGACCGGTACATCGACTCGTCCGTGGCCTACCAGGGCGCGGGCCGGGATCTCTCACCGATCGAGATCGCCCGTATCTCCCGCTGGGCCACGGACGGACTCGTACCGCATCTGACCGTGCTGCTCGATGTCGCGCCGGAGACGGCGCGCGAGCGCTTCACGGAGGCGCCCGACCGGCTGGAGTCCGAGCCCGCCGAGTTCCATCAGCGGGTGCGCACCGGCTTCCTTACCCTGGCAGCCGCCGACCCGACGCGCTATCTCGTCGTGGACGCCGGGCAGGAGCCGCAGGAGGTCACCACGGTCGTACGGCACCGGCTCGACCAGCTGCTGCCGCTCTCCGAGGCCGAGATCAAGGCCCGGGAGGAAGCCCGCAGGGCCGCGATCGAGGAGGCCCGGCGCAAGGCGGAGGAAGAGGCCGCGCGCAAGGCGGAGGAGGAGCGGCTGGAGCGCGAGCGGCAGGCGCAGCTCGCCAAGCTCCGCGCCGAGGAGGAGGAGCGCAAGCGGCGCGAGCTGGAGGAAGCGCAGCGGCGCGAGGCCGAACGGCAGGCGGAGGAGGCCAGGCGGCGCGCCGAGGAGGAGCGCAGGAAGGCCGAGGAGGAGCGCGAGCGGCGCGAGGCCGAGGAGCGGCTGTACGAGGCGGAGCAGGAGCGGCTGCGGAAGCAGGCCAAGGAGGAGGCCAGGCTCCGCGCGGAGGCCGAGGAGCGCCGTCTGGAGAAGCAGCGCAAGGCGGAGGAGGCCCTGGTCAGGGCGGAGGAGGCGCGGCGGCGGGCGGCGGAGGCCGAGGCTGCCGCGGCCGCTGCGGCTGCTGCCGCGTCCGCTGCTGCCGCGTCCGCGGCTTCCGCGCCGTCGGTGGGGCTCGCGAAGCCCCCGGTCGCTTCGCCGAACGAGATCACGGTGCCCACGCCCGTCGTCCGGAAGCCCGAGAAGAAGACGGTCGCTCCTGACGATGTGACACAGGAGGTCCCGGCGGTACGTCCGGAGAACCTGCGGCCGAAGGGTGCCGGGGCGGGTGCCGGGGCCGGTGTCGGATCCGACGCGGCGGAGACGACGGTGCTTCCGCCGGTACGGGACGAGCCGCGCGACAAGCCGCAGGACGCCCGCGCGGCCGATGAGACCGCCGTACTCCCGGCCGTAACCGACGACGAGACCGCCGTCCTCCCGGCTGTACGGGATTCCGGTCCGGCCGGCGCGGGTCCGGCCGGCTCCGGTCCGGCCGATCGGGTGCCGCGCGGCTTCTTCCGCGACGACGCTCCGGCACCGTCGGCGCCGCCGGAGCGCGCGGTCGAACGGACCGCGAAGCTGCCGAGGATCGACCCGAGAGCCGCGCGCCCGGCGCGCCCGCCGGAGCGCGGCGCCGAGCGTCCGCGCCGTCGGTCGGACTGGGCGGAGGAGACCCCGCTGGACGACCTTCCGACCCTGGCGGACGAACTCTTCGGCTCGCGCGACGTGATCGAGGGCGGGGACGACGACGGCGGCGAGGGCGGCGGGAGCGGACGGCGCCGCTAG
- the topA gene encoding type I DNA topoisomerase translates to MSPTSETAHGGRRLVIVESPAKAKTIKGYLGPGYVVEASVGHIRDLPNGAAEVPEKYTGEVRRLGVDVENDFQPIYVVNADKKSQVRKLKELLAESDELYLATDEDREGEAIAWHLQEVLKPKVPVHRMVFHEITKDAIRAAVANPRELNTRMVDAQETRRILDRLYGYEVSPVLWKKVMRGLSAGRVQSVATRLVVERERERIAFRSAEYWDLTGTFSTGRAGDPSDPSSLVARLNSVDGRRVAQGRDFGPDGRLKSDQVLHLDEANARALAVALADAAFAVRSVESKPYRRSPYAPFRTTTLQQEASRKLGFGAKSTMQVAQKLYENGFITYMRTDSTTLSDTAISAARAQVTQLYGASYLPEKPRTYAGKVKNAQEAHEAIRPSGDRFRTPAETGLTGDQFRLYELIWKRTVASQMKDAVGNSVTVRIGGTSSDGRDAEFSASGKTITFHGFMKAYVEGADDPNAELDDRERRLPQVAEGDALTSEELSVDGHATKPPARYTEASLVKELEEREIGRPSTYASIIGTILDRGYVFKKGTALVPSFLSFAVVNLLETHFGRLVDYDFTAKMEDDLDRIAQGEAQAVPWLKRFYFGEGDDRAGAAAGAGNGDGDHLGGLKELVTDLGAIDAKEISSFPVGDGIMLRVGRYGPYVERGEKDEEGHQRADVPEELAPDELTVEYAEELLAKPSGDFELGADPGTGHQIVAKDGRYGPYVTEILPDGTPKTGKNAVKPRTASLFKSMSLDTVTLDDALRLMSLPRVVGADAEGVEITAQNGRYGPYLKKGTDSRSLTSEDQLFDITLDEALAIYAQPKQRGRAAAKPPLKELGTDPVSERPVVVKDGRFGPYVTDGETNATLRTDDSVEAITPERGYELLAEKRAKSPAKKTAKKAAKKAPAKKTATAAKKTAVKKTAAKKTTTAASAAKKTAVKKTTAAKTTTAKTTVAKKTVASRTGE, encoded by the coding sequence TTGTCCCCGACCAGCGAGACCGCACACGGCGGCCGCCGACTCGTCATCGTCGAGTCGCCTGCCAAGGCGAAGACGATCAAGGGCTACCTCGGCCCTGGCTATGTCGTCGAGGCGAGCGTCGGGCACATCCGTGACCTTCCCAACGGCGCCGCCGAGGTGCCCGAGAAGTACACCGGTGAGGTGCGCCGCCTCGGCGTGGACGTCGAGAACGACTTCCAGCCGATCTACGTCGTCAACGCCGATAAGAAGTCGCAGGTCAGAAAGCTCAAGGAGCTGCTGGCCGAATCCGACGAGCTGTACCTCGCCACCGATGAGGACCGCGAGGGCGAAGCCATCGCGTGGCACCTCCAGGAGGTCCTGAAGCCCAAGGTCCCGGTCCACCGGATGGTCTTCCACGAGATCACCAAGGACGCGATCAGGGCCGCCGTCGCCAATCCGCGCGAGCTGAACACGCGCATGGTCGACGCCCAGGAGACCCGCCGTATCCTCGACCGGCTCTACGGGTACGAGGTCTCGCCGGTCCTCTGGAAGAAGGTCATGCGCGGCCTCTCCGCGGGCCGGGTCCAGTCCGTCGCCACCCGGCTCGTCGTCGAGCGCGAGCGCGAGCGCATCGCCTTCCGCTCCGCCGAGTACTGGGACCTGACCGGCACGTTCTCCACGGGCCGCGCCGGAGACCCCTCCGACCCGTCCTCGCTGGTCGCCCGGCTGAACTCGGTCGACGGCCGGCGCGTCGCCCAGGGCCGCGACTTCGGCCCGGACGGCCGGCTCAAGTCCGACCAGGTGCTCCACCTCGACGAGGCGAACGCGCGGGCGCTGGCCGTCGCCCTGGCGGACGCCGCCTTCGCCGTCCGCTCGGTCGAGTCCAAGCCGTACCGCCGCTCCCCGTACGCGCCCTTCCGGACGACGACCCTCCAGCAGGAAGCGTCGCGCAAGCTGGGCTTCGGGGCGAAGTCCACGATGCAGGTCGCGCAGAAGCTGTACGAGAACGGCTTCATCACCTATATGCGTACGGACTCCACGACCCTCTCCGACACCGCGATCTCGGCGGCCCGGGCGCAGGTCACGCAGTTGTACGGGGCGAGCTATCTGCCGGAGAAGCCGCGTACGTACGCCGGCAAGGTCAAGAACGCGCAGGAGGCGCACGAGGCGATCCGCCCGTCGGGCGACCGCTTCCGCACCCCGGCGGAGACCGGGCTCACCGGCGACCAGTTCCGGCTGTACGAGCTGATCTGGAAGCGGACCGTCGCCTCCCAGATGAAGGACGCGGTCGGCAACAGCGTCACGGTCCGCATCGGCGGCACATCGAGCGACGGCCGGGACGCGGAATTCTCCGCCTCCGGCAAGACGATCACCTTCCACGGCTTCATGAAGGCGTATGTCGAGGGCGCCGACGACCCGAACGCGGAGCTGGACGACCGCGAGCGGCGGCTGCCGCAGGTCGCGGAGGGCGACGCGCTCACCTCCGAGGAGCTGTCCGTCGACGGCCACGCCACCAAGCCGCCGGCCCGCTACACCGAAGCCTCGCTGGTCAAGGAGCTGGAAGAGCGCGAGATCGGCCGCCCGTCGACCTACGCCTCGATCATCGGCACCATCCTCGACCGCGGCTATGTCTTCAAGAAGGGCACGGCGCTCGTCCCGTCCTTCCTCTCCTTCGCCGTGGTCAATCTGCTGGAGACGCACTTCGGCCGGCTGGTCGACTACGACTTCACGGCCAAGATGGAGGACGACCTCGACCGGATCGCCCAGGGCGAGGCCCAGGCAGTGCCGTGGCTGAAGCGCTTCTACTTCGGCGAGGGCGACGACCGCGCGGGCGCCGCCGCCGGCGCCGGGAACGGTGACGGCGATCACCTCGGCGGGCTCAAGGAACTTGTCACGGACCTCGGCGCGATCGACGCCAAGGAGATCTCCTCGTTCCCCGTCGGCGACGGGATCATGCTCCGCGTCGGGCGTTACGGCCCGTACGTCGAGCGTGGCGAGAAGGACGAGGAGGGCCACCAGCGCGCCGATGTGCCCGAGGAGCTGGCGCCCGACGAGCTGACGGTCGAGTACGCCGAGGAGCTGCTCGCCAAGCCCAGCGGCGACTTCGAGCTGGGCGCCGACCCGGGGACCGGCCACCAGATCGTCGCCAAGGACGGCCGGTACGGCCCGTATGTGACCGAGATCCTTCCGGACGGCACGCCGAAGACCGGCAAGAACGCGGTCAAGCCCCGGACCGCCTCGCTCTTCAAGTCGATGAGCCTGGACACGGTCACGCTCGACGACGCGCTCCGGCTGATGTCGCTGCCGCGGGTGGTGGGCGCCGACGCCGAGGGCGTCGAGATCACCGCGCAGAACGGCCGGTACGGCCCGTATCTCAAGAAGGGCACGGATTCGCGCTCGCTGACGAGCGAGGACCAGCTCTTCGACATCACGCTGGACGAGGCGCTGGCGATCTACGCGCAGCCCAAGCAGCGGGGCCGGGCCGCGGCCAAGCCGCCGCTGAAGGAGCTGGGCACGGACCCGGTGAGCGAGCGTCCGGTGGTGGTCAAGGACGGGCGCTTCGGGCCGTACGTCACGGACGGCGAGACGAACGCGACGCTGCGGACCGACGACAGCGTCGAGGCGATCACGCCGGAGCGCGGTTACGAGCTGCTCGCGGAGAAGCGGGCGAAGAGCCCGGCGAAGAAGACCGCGAAGAAGGCGGCGAAGAAGGCCCCCGCGAAGAAGACGGCGACGGCCGCCAAGAAGACCGCGGTCAAGAAGACCGCCGCGAAGAAGACGACTACGGCGGCCAGCGCCGCGAAGAAGACCGCGGTGAAGAAGACGACCGCCGCGAAGACGACGACAGCGAAGACGACCGTCGCGAAGAAGACGGTGGCTTCGCGTACTGGCGAGTAG
- a CDS encoding DNA polymerase III subunit delta', giving the protein MTVWDELVGQDRVHVTLAAAARDADALVTADATGTAPPEASKMTHAWLFTGPPGSGRSTAARAFAAALQCTSPDRALGGEPGCGFCDGCHTSLIGTHADVDVIRTDLLSIGVKETRELVRRAQLSPAVGRWQVIVMEDADRLTEGAGNVLLKAVEEPAPRTVWLLCAPSLEDVLPTIRSRCRHLVLRTPPVAAVADVLIRRDGIEPQAAHAAAQATQGHIGRARRLATDERARARRATVLKMPLRVADIGGCLKAAQELVDAAKEDAKQVAEDVDAKETEDMKAALGASAGGRMPRGTAGVMKELEDRQKRRATRTQRDSLDLALTDLTGFYRDVLALQMGSRVALANGDVRDALDRVARDSTPERTLRRIEAIGACRQALDRNVAPLLAVEAMAVSLRAG; this is encoded by the coding sequence ATGACCGTATGGGACGAGCTGGTCGGACAGGACCGCGTGCATGTGACGCTGGCCGCCGCCGCCCGTGACGCCGACGCGCTGGTCACCGCCGACGCGACGGGCACCGCGCCGCCCGAGGCGTCGAAGATGACCCATGCCTGGCTCTTCACCGGGCCGCCGGGGTCGGGCCGTTCCACCGCGGCCCGCGCCTTCGCCGCCGCCCTCCAGTGCACCAGCCCGGACCGGGCGCTGGGCGGGGAGCCGGGGTGCGGGTTCTGCGACGGCTGTCATACGAGCCTGATCGGCACGCACGCGGACGTCGACGTGATCCGTACGGATCTGCTCTCCATCGGCGTCAAGGAGACCCGTGAGCTGGTCCGCCGCGCCCAGCTCTCCCCGGCCGTCGGCCGCTGGCAGGTCATCGTGATGGAGGACGCCGACCGCCTCACCGAGGGCGCCGGCAACGTCCTGCTGAAGGCGGTGGAGGAGCCCGCGCCCCGGACGGTCTGGCTGCTCTGCGCGCCCTCCCTGGAGGACGTCCTGCCCACGATCCGCTCCCGCTGCCGCCATCTCGTCCTGCGTACCCCGCCCGTCGCGGCCGTCGCCGATGTCCTGATCCGGCGCGACGGCATCGAGCCCCAGGCCGCCCACGCCGCCGCCCAGGCCACCCAGGGGCACATCGGCAGGGCCCGCCGGCTGGCCACCGACGAGCGGGCCCGGGCCCGCCGGGCCACCGTGCTCAAGATGCCGCTGCGGGTGGCGGACATCGGGGGCTGCCTCAAGGCGGCGCAGGAGCTGGTCGACGCGGCCAAGGAGGACGCCAAGCAGGTCGCGGAGGACGTCGACGCCAAGGAGACGGAGGACATGAAGGCCGCGCTGGGCGCCTCGGCGGGCGGCCGGATGCCCCGGGGGACGGCGGGGGTGATGAAGGAGCTGGAGGACCGGCAGAAGCGCCGCGCCACCCGTACGCAGCGCGACAGCCTCGACCTCGCGCTCACCGACCTGACGGGCTTCTACCGGGATGTGCTGGCCCTCCAGATGGGGTCGCGGGTCGCGCTCGCCAACGGGGACGTACGGGACGCGCTGGACCGGGTCGCCCGCGACTCCACCCCGGAGCGGACGCTGCGCCGGATAGAGGCGATCGGCGCCTGCCGGCAGGCGCTGGACCGCAATGTGGCGCCGCTGCTGGCGGTCGAGGCGATGGCGGTGTCGCTGAGGGCGGGCTGA
- a CDS encoding DUF7059 domain-containing protein, giving the protein MSTTSLPVPDHSPTLRAALLAADFTADGLLDLLGAPAYAALARSETVPALRATRGDTPLETLVRLFLLQRPVTYAAAEAALPLAEALVGGWVVRDGDGDGDDGGEGFGGRGGSDAVRATVDVRPYGGPEGEDWFIVSDLGCAVGGASGASGHGEGVVLGVGGASTTLAGLTVRTPVTSALDLGAGSGIQALHAAQHATRVTATDLNPRALGFTRLTLALSDAPPAELCAGSLFEPVADRTYDLIVSNPPFVISPGARLTYRDGGMGGDDLCRTLVQHAGEHLNEGGFAHFLANWQHVEGEEWQDRLRAWVPRGCDAWIVQREVQDITQYAELWLRDSGDHHGDPEAYAARYEAWLDEFEARKTKAVGFGWITLRKTAAERPSVVVEEWPHPVEQPLGATVRAHFERQDYLRTHDDAALLAGRFTLAPEVVQEQVGLPGAEDPEHVVLRQHRGMRRATKVDTVGAGFAGVCDGSLSAGRILDAIAQLTGDDAVLLRDRTPRAIRLLVEEGFLEPVPDLDPA; this is encoded by the coding sequence GTGAGTACGACCAGCCTTCCCGTGCCCGACCATTCGCCCACGCTCCGCGCGGCCCTGCTCGCCGCGGACTTCACCGCCGACGGGCTGCTCGACCTGCTCGGCGCGCCCGCCTACGCCGCGCTGGCCCGCAGCGAGACCGTGCCCGCGCTGCGCGCCACCCGGGGTGACACCCCGCTCGAAACGCTTGTGCGGCTCTTCCTGCTCCAGCGCCCGGTGACGTACGCCGCCGCCGAGGCGGCGCTCCCGCTGGCCGAGGCGCTGGTCGGCGGCTGGGTCGTACGGGACGGGGACGGGGACGGGGACGACGGGGGTGAGGGCTTTGGCGGGCGCGGGGGCTCGGACGCGGTCCGCGCGACCGTGGACGTACGGCCGTACGGCGGCCCCGAGGGCGAGGACTGGTTCATCGTCTCCGACCTGGGGTGTGCCGTCGGCGGCGCGTCCGGCGCGAGCGGCCACGGCGAGGGGGTGGTGCTCGGCGTCGGCGGCGCCTCCACGACCCTGGCCGGGCTCACGGTCCGTACGCCTGTGACCAGCGCGCTGGACCTCGGCGCCGGCTCCGGCATCCAGGCGCTGCATGCCGCCCAGCACGCCACCCGCGTCACCGCCACCGATCTCAACCCCCGGGCCCTCGGCTTCACCCGGCTGACCCTCGCCCTCTCGGACGCGCCGCCCGCCGAGCTGTGCGCGGGCTCGCTCTTCGAGCCGGTCGCGGACCGGACGTACGACCTCATCGTCTCCAACCCGCCGTTCGTCATCTCGCCCGGCGCCCGGCTCACCTACCGGGACGGCGGGATGGGCGGGGACGATCTGTGCCGCACCCTCGTCCAGCACGCGGGGGAGCATCTCAACGAGGGCGGATTCGCGCACTTCCTCGCCAACTGGCAGCACGTCGAGGGCGAGGAGTGGCAGGACCGGCTGCGCGCGTGGGTGCCGCGCGGCTGCGACGCCTGGATCGTGCAGCGCGAGGTCCAGGACATCACGCAGTACGCCGAGTTGTGGCTGCGCGACAGCGGCGACCACCACGGCGACCCCGAGGCGTACGCCGCGCGGTACGAAGCCTGGCTGGACGAGTTCGAGGCCCGCAAGACCAAAGCGGTCGGCTTTGGCTGGATCACGCTCAGGAAAACGGCCGCCGAGCGCCCCTCGGTCGTCGTGGAGGAGTGGCCGCACCCGGTGGAACAGCCCCTCGGCGCGACCGTACGGGCCCACTTCGAGCGGCAGGACTATCTGCGGACGCACGACGACGCGGCGCTCCTCGCCGGGCGGTTCACGCTCGCGCCGGAGGTCGTGCAGGAGCAGGTGGGGCTGCCCGGCGCAGAGGACCCGGAGCATGTGGTGCTGCGTCAGCACCGGGGCATGCGCAGGGCGACGAAGGTCGACACGGTCGGGGCGGGCTTCGCGGGCGTCTGCGACGGGAGCCTGAGCGCCGGGCGGATCCTGGACGCGATCGCCCAGCTGACGGGGGATGACGCGGTGCTGCTGCGCGACCGTACGCCGCGGGCGATCCGGCTGCTGGTGGAGGAGGGCTTCCTGGAACCGGTCCCGGATCTGGACCCGGCGTAG